ATTAAGGTCCTCGTTGACACACTCATCGCAAGCGGCAATGATGATTGTACAGATGGTGTAAGGCAGCCAACAGACGGCCAGGGTCAGGACAAGACCTGCCAGAATCAGAGTCACTCTTTTCTCGCGTTTTTTAGCCAATGTACGTTTATTCACATGTATTGAGCGCCTATTTCGTCTTACTGTGGAGTAAGGCACGGAAACACTTGCTGTGGAGTAAGGCACGGAAACACTTGCTGTGGAGCAAGGCACGGAACCACTTGCTGTGGAAGCAGTTACGTCACTGTTGTAGTTTCCAGAAGGTCCATCAGAAGGTCCATCTTGCCTTGCTGTTTTCGACTGTGAAAGGTCTAATGTCTCCATAGATGTAGTCATCAGATTCTGACTTTTACGAACTTGCTCCGGGCTGTGCCGAAGTTGCATCGTACCTTGCTGAACTGGTTTCGGACTTTGCCGACCTTGCACCGAACCTTTCAGACCAATCCCGACCTTGTTTCTACGCTGATTGAGCGCCAATAAGAGCAAGACGCTGATCACAGTGAGAGAGAAGAAAGGCACGGCGAATGCGATCACTTCAGTAACAAGGACGTAAACAAAGTGTCCGTGGAACTCCACGTCACAATCGTCTGAAGGGATGACGGAGCGACCGGTGATGGTTTCCCACAGCAAGATAGCTGGAGAGTTGAAGAGGAAGGAGAAGAGCCAGCATACAGTCAGTTTGAAGTAGGCTCTGCAACGTGTTTCTGTTGTCTGGAGGAGAAAAGATGGCGGGTATTATTTTTATAATCGTGAATATTTGTCTATGGGTATGAAAagatattatgagttatttctaataattatggtgactgttagcaaatgataacaagacatgtcgagaaaaaagatatcaagcatgagccttttacgcgaatgctgatatcgtttgtgagacatcaatcaatcaaccaatgaggcttatatcgcgcatattccgtgggtacagttctaggcgctctgcagtgatgccgtgtgagatgaaattttatacggccagtagattgcagccatgtcggcgcatatttctgttatgtctgttatcatttgctaacagtcagcatattagaaataacggttttattaccgtttaattcgaccaaaataAATTTCGAAGCAACCTCGCGAATTAGACaaaacagccgcaatgggaacttgagcgcttctacctgattatgcctgtcagtcaaagaattctcgtgacccgaatcagccaatcagagtaacacacctgacgtgatgaatattcacaggtcaaatgcctttaaCACACATCAATCTCACAAGTAGTTGGGTCATATCCAAGGATTCCGTGACCGTTGAGAGCAAAGGTCCGTTTCTTGATGGATTTGACTTCTGTGAAggttaaataaaaaatttagAATGGGTGTACCTCGCGAAAGTGTGGGCATAACTTTTGAGAGCCCCAAATTCAAAATGGCCACCAACGGCCAGTATGAAAATTAACTTTTTACTGGTTTGGCTTAGAATGCTGCACAAAACATGTTTTCTAGGATAGTTTGGCATGGGGAATTCATATTTGGTATTATTTATATGATTTGGCCTATTTTTGATGTCCAaaaccaagatggccgccaattTTCATGTCCGAACGGTCACTTTTGCAAAGTCTTGAAAGGTCCTTCCTAGTAGGCTGTACTGTCCGTTTCTCAGTTGATTTGGCTTCCTTGAAGGttaaataatgtttttatccTGGATGCCTTTTGCAAAAATGTAGACACGAAGGTACGAAAGCCCCAAATCCAAAATGGCTTCCAACGACCATtatgaaaatgaacattttaCTATCTAGTTGATGGAGCATACACCGATTAGGTCTGTGTCTAGTGGGGTCTCTACACatcttctgcatctgttgaatCTCCAGGCTCGCTCCTCTCATCATCACTTCCACTTTCATCCGAATAATCGCGAAGTGTGAGCTGTTGGGGCAATGGGGGTTGGGTGTAGCGTACTGGTCGGCACTTCCCATCCACAAGTTCCCAGCCGTGCCCAATTGGGGATGGATGGTCAAACAGGTTGTAATGAAGTTGGCAATATGTGATATAATTTGTCCTCTCCACATGGAGATTCAAGGAGTCGTCATCGGGTGGGAGGCGGAATGTACTTTTCCTCTTCATCTTGTGCGACTTGGAAGCTCTGGCCTGCCCGCAGGTAGCATCTGCATTTCACCATAGATGCTGGAGAGAACAAAGGACTTCATGTCAGCTTTTACACTGTTCTCTAAGTCGGGGCTTTCGCCGACTCGTTCCAGGAGTTCCCTTGCCTCAGGATTAGTCATCGCCGTCTCCATCACAGTCTTCTTCCCATGGCCATAGAATCCTGAGGTATGATCCCTTCCAGTGATCACTTCCAGTGATCACATGGAGAGATATGATGATCTGTGAGACTTTGTTGGACAGCATGTCACTGCAGTTGATAAAGGCATCTTTGCGTTTAATCAGCAGATCACCAGGAAGTTGTTGTGAGAGATATGCTGCTTGAACATATACGTCAGTGTCCTCGCTGTCAAGTACAACTGTCCCCCTGTAGTTTCCTGTCCTGAGCTTGGCATAGGCAGAGAGCAGCATTGTATCAGCCTCTGGATGTCAAAAGACATAGTCCCCATTTGCCACCCCAGTGGACAGGTTCACTGCTGTTTCACCCTCACAGTATATGACCTCACACCCCACCCGAGCAACTTCTGCTTCCAACTTTTTCTTCACGAGCTTCTGCAATCTGACCTTGTTTCCTGATCTGACCATGAATTGGTTGAATTCAGCAGCACCTGGGAAAGTGTCTTCGGGCTTAGGGACCACATTTGGAATATGTCCATGCTTTGCAGCCCGTCGATCATGTTCATCGTCCTTGATGCTGAAGGGAAGGTCATATTTGTCATTGATCAGGATGATGTAGGGGCTTGCATTAGCATGGCGTGAGAAGATGATCGCGCATATCTTATGCAGATAGTCATTCCAGCTGTAGTGCGAACCATCACGCTTCCTAGCCTCTCGGTCATCAGGTGTAGGAGTGGCTAACCGCCAGATCATCCCCATGTCAACAATGCTGATGTAGgtcagggatcgcgtttacgcacgatttttgcgtatttgacgcattttaaaagtcgctgacgcgtttttttcgccgcgccgcgtaagccatacgcaaaaatattgtaacttttcttgtcttcacgcagcgcttttgctctgacttaataatcacccgatcctgaaactgacaatagggctcgagaagtgacgacacacatgaaataattatgcgcgtcaaaactaaagtccgtttctttttgcatcgaagtatcgcaaacgaacgtaacgatggtagtaccagataatgtcttgtcggataatgaaacagacattaactgctctcccatctcgcgcttccaaaaggcggaaagtgtgtctagtcgtattagagcgggaaacaaactcagcatggcgtgcgcggagttcgacaggaaaactcgccgtatttaggtaaggagtgtctttaagtctttcgtgcgtgttttgtttgtgtctgtacgtgttttcgtagtacgcaaaaatattggtccgtgacgcgtttttttcgtttcgttgcgtatgacttacgcgtttttttaaaaagctagcgcgatccctggtaGGTCTGTGGTTTTTGAGCAACTGGATCTTTGTTGAACAGCTCCAACATTTTGCTCTTCATAGTCTTGCGGAAGGATCCATCTACGTTGTACAGAGACAAGCATTCCTCGGTCACCCTCCCCTCAAGTACTTGCTCAAGTTGGAACATGCCTAAACCATCCACGAGGTCCACCAGGGCCGCAAGTCCCGACTTTTCCATCTGAGCCACCTTTGTAGACGCACCAACTGATGCACAAATCCGCTCGCTGGCGAATGTCTGACTTTTATTCTTGTGGATGGTAGCAGTGAGAAGCTTTGTCTTGGTGAATACCCTGTCATTCAGGAGGGTTTCAACTTGATCTTGTCCGTCTGCAAATGCAGTATTGAGGTCTTGAACAAGTTCTGGAGAAGCAACCAGGCCAGACTGCAGTGACCTCAGTGCAGGTGATGAGGTGTCAAACGGCTGAGCGTTGAACTCTGTCATGCAGCCCTGCAGGTCCTGAATTGCTTGTTCGTCCTTTTTCATCCTTGCTGGCTGGCACTCAACATGTTTTCTGTGGCGACGCTCGCATTTGAGGTTCTGCTGAACGGCAGCTTTCACCCTGGCCACGTTGTTAACATTTCGGATTGTTGAGAACAGCTGCTTCTCGTTTTGTAGAAGCTGAAGCCAGCCTTGCTTAAGCTTCGAGTTCAAATTCATGGTGGTCTCAATCCACAAATCAAGTGGCTGGCAGGAATAAGGTAGTCCTTTCATGGACTGGGCAAAGTGCGCATTGAAGAATGTCTTTTGCTCATCTGCTAGAGAAGACAACATTGCCCAATAATCTGGCAGCCACCTTCCGTAGTCATGATTGTTGTAAGCCATGAGCCCTTTCAAAATGTCGTAAGTTGATGAAACATACTCTGGTCCATTTCTTGCGTGGCATGCATCCAGATTTTGTGCAAGAGGGTCTGTCATCTCCATGAATGAGATCCAAAAGTCTCCCATGTCTGTGCCAGGTTTTTCATACACACTTTTGATCATGTCCTTCATGTTGTCATCCTCCTCTAGGTCACCATGGGCTTCGTGGATAGCCTCCTGTGTCTCGGTGAGAGCATTGCGCACAATGTCCAGCTTCTCCTTGACGGCTTCTGATAGTTCCTCATGCTCAAGAATATCTTTCAATCGTAGGTGGATGAGAGCCTCTCTCCATAGCATGATGCAGCGCACGCCACGCCTGTAATGTTTTCCTCGCAGTGCTTGATCCACAGACCCATCCACTATCACCCCTGCTGTCACCAGTGTGTCTGACATCCCAGATCCTTTGAATCTTTTGTATACTAGACACAGACCTAATCGGTGTATGCTCCATCAACTAGATAGTAAAATGTTCCATTTTCATAATGGTCGTTGGAAGCCATTTTGGATTTGGGGCTTTCGTACCTTCGTGTCTACATTTTTGCAAAAGGCATCCAggataaaaacattatttaaCCTTCAAGGAAGCCAAATCAACTGAAAAACGGACATTACAGCCTACTAGGAAGGACCTTTCAAGACTTTGCAAAAGTGACCGTTCGGACATGAAAATTGGCGGCCATCTTTGTTTTGGACATCAAAAATAGGCCAAATCATATAAATAATACCAAATATGAATTCCCCACGCCAAACTATCCTAGAAAACATGTTGTGTGCAGCATTCTAAGCCAAACTAGTTGAAAGGTAATTTTCATACTGGCCGTTGGTGGCCATTTTGAATTTGGGGCTCTCAAAAGTTATGCCCACACTTTCGCGAGGT
The sequence above is a segment of the Littorina saxatilis isolate snail1 linkage group LG3, US_GU_Lsax_2.0, whole genome shotgun sequence genome. Coding sequences within it:
- the LOC138962814 gene encoding histamine H3 receptor-like — its product is MKMNSTLLTTTTSLPIDVIATTGEDDEEEELSLLPLPWIAVAIVCVGVAITTAVGGNMLILLSYWRDPLLRNVHNLYLVHLAVCDCLLGGISMPLYLIYTVMNFTWPMGKVMCRLFMVEDFTLCTFSTMIVVLVAYDRLALVKLGVDYETTETRCRAYFKLTVCWLFSFLFNSPAILLWETITGRSVIPSDDCDVEFHGHFVYVLVTEVIAFAVPFFSLTVISVLLLLALNQRRNKVGIGLKGSVQGRQSPKPVQQGTMQLRHSPEQVRKSQNLMTTSMETLDLSQSKTARQDGPSDGPSGNYNSDVTASTASGSVPCSTASVSVPYSTASVSVPYSTVRRNRRSIHVNKRTLAKKREKRVTLILAGLVLTLAVCWLPYTICTIIIAACDECVNEDLNEFANWLLWFKSCVNPFLYAYMSPRFRMNFLKLLGPLCPQACRKRRKRRKH